From one Lolium rigidum isolate FL_2022 chromosome 4, APGP_CSIRO_Lrig_0.1, whole genome shotgun sequence genomic stretch:
- the LOC124708290 gene encoding probable leucine-rich repeat receptor-like protein kinase At1g35710, which yields MSLLLALGHLLLLLDLPHLSCASNSTQSPLDRQAEALLKWKSGLLRRGSYCLDSWTKKTNPCSWYGVACSTMVPRRRYHGDRVLVVSKISLRWCDLNGTLDRLHFADFPHLQSLDLSQNYFSGSIPSSIGGLSKLMFLDLSYNYLNGSIPRSIGLPHLAHLDLGNNAISGRIPSNIGALAKLKYLDLSFNHLDGSITPSIGNLRTVAGLPHLAHLDLSYNSLSGSIPSSIGGLAKLKYLNISNGQIKGSIPRSIGNLTSLKYLDLSNNQIYGSIPSTLSKLISLITLALQSNQLNGIIPPELGSLVLLSHLDLSTNRLFGSIPPQIGHCHCLSSLLISDNLLTEQIPQELGYLSSLDELDFSKNNLSGAIPVIFSKLYRLSTLNLAFNSLAGRVPSITANFISLDNNTELCGDSYGLTPCKAPNHDKEHLRSKHPSMVLLAFVAPFSFVCLTVASIVVVCRIKKSVKSSSKSNSGDILSIWNFSRKIAFEDILSATENFDEKYCIGVGGYGSVFRVELEGGIIFAVKLLHLMEEYSDEGTFHAEIEVLTKIRHRCIVKLHGFCSHSQCKFLVYDLIERGSLSSILHEQELAKELDWSKRIAVVTDVGQALSYLHHGCDEPIVHRDIKISNILLDLDFKAYVSDFGMARKLKQGCSSWSTIFAGTCGYIAPELSSTMVLTEKCDVYSFGVVALEVVMGKHPGDLLLPFFCQTEQPGKLKDVLDQRIAAPLTVDDEKAVILVALVAFACLQVSPKARPTMQQVYRVLSSRSHPALVLRPLHEIRLQDLHDYCGAIKSI from the exons ATGAGCCTCCTCCTAGCCTTGGGGCATCTGCTGTTGCTGCTTGACTTGCCACACCTTTCCTGCGCCTCAAATTCTACGCAGTCGCCACTGGATCGGCAGGCTGAGGCACTTCTCAAGTGGAAATCTGGCCTACTCAGAAGAGGGAGCTATTGTCTGGACTCATGgacaaagaaaaccaatccatgTAGCTGGTATGGGGTTGCCTGCAGCACCATGGTGCCTCGTCGACGCTACCATGGTGATCGTGTCCTAGTTGTGTCAAAAATTTCGCTTCGGTGGTGTGACCTGAATGGCACGTTGGACAGGCTTCACTTTGCAGACTTCCCCCATCTTCAGTCCCTGGACCTCAGCCAAAACTATTTCTCGGGTTCAATACCGTCATCCATTGGGGGTCTCTCCAAGCTCATGTTCTTAGATCTATCCTACAACTACCTCAATGGATCTATCCCACGATCCATAG GCTTGCCTCATCTTGCCCATCTCGACCTGGGAAACAACGCTATTTCTGGCCGAATCCCATCAAACATTGGTGCTCTTGCAAAGCTCAAATACTTGGATCTATCCTTCAATCATCTTGATGGATCTATCACACCATCTATAGGTAATTTGAGAACTG TTGCAGGCTTGCCTCATCTTGCCCATCTTGACCTCAGTTACAACTCTCTCTCGGGCTCAATCCCATCATCCATTGGGGGTCTCGCCAAGCTCAAATACTTGA ATATTTCCAACGGTCAAATCAAGGGTTCTATTCCTAGAAGCATTGGAAATCTAACAAGTTTAAAATACTTAGATCTTTCTAACAATCAAATATATGGTTCCATTCCTTCGACCTTGTCGAAATTGATCTCTCTAATAACACTAGCACTTCAGTCCAATCAGCTTAATGGCATAATACCACCGGAGTTAGGATCGCttgttcttctctcacacctcGATCTAAGTACGAATCGACTTTTTGGAAGCATTCCACCTCAGATAGGACATTGTCACTGTTTATCGTCATTACTTATATCAGATAACTTATTGACAGAACAGATACCACAAGAACTTGGATACCTATCGAGTCTGGATGAGCTTGATTTCAGTAAAAATAATTTAAGTGGCGCCATTCCAGTGATTTTTTCTAAACTTTACCGACTGTCTACTCTGAATTTAGCATTTAACAGTTTGGCTGGCAGAGTTCCATCTATCACTGCAAATTTTATCTCACTTGACAATAATACGGAGTTATGTGGCGATTCATATGGCTTAACGCCATGTAAAGCACCAAACCACGATAAAGAACATCTACGCAGTAAACATCCAAGTATGGTACTTCTTGCTTTTGTAGCTCCCTTTTCTTTCGTTTGCCTCACAGTAGCAAGCATCGTGGTTGTTTGCCGGATAAAAAAATCAGTAAAAAGTAGCAGTAAAAGCAACTCTGGAGATATACTTTCCATATGGAATTTCAGTCGGAAGATCGCATTCGAAGACATACTCAGCGCAACAGAAAATTTTGATGAGAAATACTGCATTGGTGTTGGAGGTTACGGGTCTGTCTTCAGAGTTGAGCTGGAGGGCGGAATTATTTTTGCTGTCAAGCTCCTCCACTTAATGGAAGAATACAGCGATGAGGGAACATTTCACGCCGAGATTGAAGTGCTGACGAAAATCAGGCACCGATGCATAGTCAAACTGCATGGGTTCTGTTCCCACTCCCAGTGCAAATTCCTCGTGTATGATCTTATCGAGAGGGGAAGCTTATCATCCATTTTGCATGAGCAAGAGCTAGCGAAGGAACTTGATTGGTCCAAGAGAATTGCTGTTGTGACAGATGTAGGTCAAGCTCTGTCCTACTTGCACCATGGCTGCGATGAGCCAATTGTGCACCGTGACATTAAAATCAGCAATATCTTACTAGACCTTGATTTCAAAGCTTATGTCTCAGACTTTGGCATGGCGAGGAAGCTGAAGCAAGGCTGCTCAAGCTGGAGCACTATCTTTGCAGGGACATGTGGCTACATAGCCCCAG AATTATCATCCACTATGGTGTTAACTGAGAAATGCGACGTGTACAGCTTCGGCGTGGTTGCGTTGGAAGTTGTTATGGGAAAGCACCCAGGTGATCTGCTCCTCCCATTCTTTTGCCAAACAGAGCAACCAGGAAAGCTCAAGGACGTCCTGGATCAACGCATTGCGGCACCGTTGACTGTTGACGATGAAAAGGCTGTCATTTTGGTTGCTCTGGTGGcctttgcttgcctgcaagtcagCCCAAAAGCCCGGCCGACAATGCAGCAGGTATATCGAGTACTCTCAAGTCGAAGCCACCCAGCGCTGGTGCTAAGGCCCCTTCATGAAATCAGGCTGCAAGATTTGCATGATTACTGTGGCGCCATAAAGAGTATCTGA
- the LOC124708288 gene encoding probable leucine-rich repeat receptor-like protein kinase At1g35710 — MSLLLALGQLLLLLALPHLYCASNSTQSPLDRQAEALLKWKSGLLEGGSSCLDSWTKETSPCNWTGVDCSTTGPRGRYQGDRVPVVSNISVSACGSSLNGTLDRLHFADFPHLLHLDLTGNSLSGTIPSSIGSLSELVFLDLSYNYLNGSIPPSIGLPHLAYLGLSNNAISGRIPSNIGALAKLEYLDLSFNHLDGSIPPSIGLPHLAYLDLSHNSLSGSIPSSIGGLAELVYLDLSDNALSGSIPRFIGLRHLVHLDLMGNAISGRIPSNIGALAKLEYLDLSFNLLDGSIPPSIGNCTKLTSITLSYNLFSEGPIPPSLINLKNLELIDISNSQINGSIPRSIGNLTSLQYLDLSHNQINGSIPSTLSKLISLTILALQSNQLNGILPPGLGSLVLLSRLHLSGNQLSGGIPPEIGHCHSLLSILISNNLLTGEIPQELGHLTGLHELDLSRNALSGAIPVNLSMLYNLRNLNLSYNSLTGRVWYTSIPAAVTILSLDHNMALCGESQYNLTPCESPKIAFEDIISATEDFDEKYCIGVGGYGSVFKVELDSGVIFAVKLLHLMEEYSDEGTFHAEIEVLTKIRHRCIVKLYGFCSHSHCKFLVYDLIERGSLSSILHEQELAKELDWPRRVAVVRDVAQALSYLHHDCDDPIVHRDIKSSNILLDLDYKACVSDFGMARKLKNGYSSWSTIFAGTCGYIAPELSSTMVLTEKCDVYSFGVVALEVVMGKHPGDLLLPFFCRTEQPTKLKDVLDQRIAAPLSIDEEKAVILVALVAFACLQVNPKARPTMQQVYQALSNRSHIALRPLHEIRLQDLHDYCGSIKSI, encoded by the exons ATGAGCCTTCTCCTAGCCTTGGGGCAGTTGCTCTTGCTGCTTGCCTTGCCACACCTTTATTGTGCCTCAAATTCTACGCAGTCGCCACTAGATCGGCAGGCTGAGGCACTTCTCAAGTGGAAATCTGGCCTACTAGAAGGAGGGAGCTCTTGTCTGGACTCATGGACAAAGGAAACCAGTCCATGTAACTGGACTGGGGTTGACTGCAGCACCACAGGGCCCCGTGGCCGCTACCAGGGTGATCGTGTCCCAGTTGTGTCAAATATTTCGGTTTCGGCGTGTGGCTCATCTTTAAATGGCACATTGGACAGGCTCCACTTTGCGGACTTCCCCCATCTTCTGCATCTGGACCTCACAGGCAACTCTCTCTCAGGCACAATCCCGTCATCCATTGGGAGTCTCTCCGAGCTCGTGTTCTTGGATCTATCCTACAACTACCTCAATGGATCTATCCCACCGTCCATAG GCTTGCCTCATCTTGCCTATCTCGGCCTCAGTAATAACGCTATCTCTGGCCGAATCCCATCAAACATTGGTGCTCTTGCAAAGCTCGAATACTTGGATCTATCCTTTAATCATCTTGATGGATCTATCCCACCATCTATAG GCTTGCCTCATCTTGCCTATCTCGACCTCAGTCACAACTCTCTCTCGGGCTCAATCCCGTCATCCATTGGTGGCCTTGCCGAGCTCGTGTACTTGGATCTATCCGACAATGCCCTCAGTGGATCCATCCCACGATTCATAG GCTTGCGTCATCTTGTCCATCTGGACCTCATGGGCAACGCTATCTCTGGCCGAATTCCATCAAACATTGGTGCTCTTGCAAAGCTTGAATACTTGGATCTATCCTTTAATCTTCTTGATGGATCTATCCCACCATCTATAGGTAATTGTACAAAACTAACCTCAATCACGCTCTCTTACAATCTGTTCTCTGAAGGACCCATCCCTCCTAGTTTGATAAATCTGAAGAATTTAGAATTGATAGATATTTCCAACAGTCAAATCAATGGTTCTATTCCTAGAAGCATTGGAAATCTAACGAGTTTACAATACTTAGATCTTTCTCATAATCAAATAAATGGTTCCATTCCTTCGACCTTGTCGAAATTGATCTCTCTAACAATACTTGCCCTCCAGTCCAATCAGCTTAATGGCATACTACCACCAGGGTTAGGATCTCTTGTTCTTCTCTCACGTCTGCACCTAAGTGGCAATCAACTTTCAGGAGGCATTCCACCTGAGATAGGACACTGTCACTCTTTATTGTCGATACTCATATCAAACAACTTACTGACAGGGGAAATACcacaagaacttgggcatcttaccgGCCTACATGAGCTGGATTTGAGTAGAAATGCTCTAAGTGGTGCTATCCCAGTGAATCTTTCTATGCTATACAATCTGCGCAacctgaatttatcatataacagTTTGACTGGCAGAGTTTGGTATACATCTATCCCTGCAGCAGTGACCATTCTTTCACTTGATCATAATATGGCTTTATGCGGCGAGTCACAATATAACTTGACTCCATGTGAATCACCAAAG ATCGCATTCGAAGACATAATCAGTGCAACAGAAGATTTCGATGAGAAATACTGCATTGGCGTTGGGGGATATGGATCTGTCTTCAAGGTTGAGCTTGACAGCGGGGTTATCTTTGCCGTCAAACTCCTCCACTTAATGGAAGAATACAGTGACGAGGGAACATTTCATGCCGAGATTGAAGTGCTGACGAAAATCAGGCACCGATGCATAGTCAAACTGTATGGCTTCTGTTCCCATTCCCACTGCAAATTCCTTGTGTATGATCTTATCGAGAGGGGAAGTTTATCATCCATTCTGCACGAGCAAGAGCTAGCAAAGGAGCTGGATTGGCCCAGGAGAGTCGCTGTTGTCAGGGACGTAGCTCAAGCTCTCTCCTACTTGCACCATGATTGTGATGATCCGATTGTGCATCGTGACATAAAAAGCAGCAATATTCTTCTGGACCTCGATTACAAAGCTTGTGTCTCGGACTTTGGCATGGCGAGGAAGCTCAAGAACGGTTACTCAAGCTGGAGCACTATCTTTGCCGGTACATGTGGCTACATAGCCCCAG AATTATCATCCACTATGGTGTTAACTGAGAAGTGCGACGTGTACAGCTTCGGCGTGGTTGCGCTGGAAGTTGTTATGGGAAAGCACCCAGGTGATCTACTCCTCCCGTTCTTTTGCCGAACAGAGCAGCCAACAAAGCTCAAAGACGTCCTGGATCAACGCATTGCAGCACCGTTGAGCATCGATGAGGAGAAGGCTGTCATTTTGGTTGCTCTGGTTGcttttgcttgcctgcaagtcaaCCCAAAAGCCCGGCCGACAATGCAGCAGGTATATCAAGCGCTCTCAAATAGAAGCCACATAGCGCTCAGGCCCCTTCATGAAATCAGGCTGCAAGATTTGCATGATTACTGTGGCAGCATAAAGAGTATCTGA